A stretch of Saccharothrix texasensis DNA encodes these proteins:
- a CDS encoding carbohydrate ABC transporter permease: MAGIGGAVTTSRKARWTALNVLVVAYALFPVLWIVSLSFKTKETLGDGNFIPRAWTFDNYKAIFSTTEFVRALVNSIGIALIATAIAVVFGTMAAYAIARLDFPGKRLLVGVSLLIAMFPQISLVSPLFEIERALGLFDTWPGLILPYITFALPLAIYTLSAFFREIPWELEKAAKMDGATPGQAFRRVIAPLAAPGVFTTAILVFIFCWNDFLFAISLTSTERSRTVPVALSFFTGGSQFEDPTGSIAAAAVVITVPIILFVLFFQRRIVAGLTSGAVKG, from the coding sequence ATGGCGGGCATCGGCGGGGCCGTGACCACGAGCCGCAAGGCGCGCTGGACCGCCCTCAACGTCCTGGTGGTGGCGTACGCGCTGTTCCCGGTGCTGTGGATCGTGTCGTTGTCGTTCAAGACCAAGGAGACCCTGGGCGACGGCAACTTCATCCCGCGCGCCTGGACGTTCGACAACTACAAGGCGATCTTCTCCACCACGGAGTTCGTCCGCGCGCTGGTGAACTCGATCGGCATCGCGCTGATCGCCACGGCCATCGCGGTCGTGTTCGGCACGATGGCCGCCTACGCCATCGCCCGGCTCGACTTCCCCGGCAAGCGGCTGCTGGTCGGGGTGTCGCTGCTGATCGCGATGTTCCCGCAGATCTCGCTGGTCTCGCCGCTGTTCGAGATCGAGCGGGCGCTCGGGCTGTTCGACACCTGGCCCGGCCTGATCCTGCCCTACATCACCTTCGCGCTGCCGCTGGCGATCTACACGCTGTCGGCGTTCTTCCGCGAGATCCCGTGGGAGCTGGAGAAGGCGGCGAAGATGGACGGCGCCACGCCCGGTCAGGCGTTCCGCCGGGTCATCGCGCCGCTGGCCGCGCCCGGCGTGTTCACCACCGCGATCCTGGTGTTCATCTTCTGCTGGAACGACTTCCTGTTCGCGATCTCGCTGACCTCCACCGAGCGCTCGCGCACGGTGCCGGTCGCGCTGTCGTTCTTCACCGGCGGCTCGCAGTTCGAGGACCCGACCGGGTCGATCGCCGCCGCCGCCGTGGTGATCACCGTCCCGATCATCCTGTTCGTGTTGTTCTTCCAGCGTCGGATCGTCGCCGGGTTGACCTCCGGCGCCGTCAAGGGGTGA
- a CDS encoding carbohydrate ABC transporter permease: protein MDAEPGATGPGPAEPEPSSRAKAALSEGKKAERRLGLLLCAPAILIMAAVAGWPIIYSVWLSLQRYDLKFPDRTEFVGLDNYVTVLTNPYWWNAMWVTILITVVSVAVELVLGMALALIMHRTLVGRGIVRTSTLIPYGIVTVVAAFSWRYAWTPGTGYLAETIAGGEPVLTQKIPAIMVVTLAEIWKTTPFMALLLMAGLALVPDDLLKAAAMDGASAWQRFTKVMVPVMKPAILVALLFRTLDAFRIFDNLFVLTAGSQGTSSVSMLTYNNLIKGLNLGIGSTMSVLIFVAVAIIAFVFVKLFGTAAPGGDGGGRR, encoded by the coding sequence TTGGACGCCGAACCGGGCGCCACCGGTCCGGGCCCCGCCGAACCGGAGCCGTCGTCCCGGGCCAAGGCCGCGCTCAGCGAGGGCAAGAAGGCCGAACGGCGGCTCGGCCTGCTGCTGTGCGCGCCCGCGATCCTCATCATGGCCGCCGTGGCGGGCTGGCCGATCATCTACTCGGTCTGGCTGTCGTTGCAGCGCTACGACCTGAAGTTCCCCGACCGCACCGAGTTCGTCGGCCTGGACAACTACGTCACCGTGCTCACCAACCCCTATTGGTGGAATGCCATGTGGGTGACGATCCTCATCACGGTGGTGTCCGTGGCGGTGGAGCTGGTGCTCGGCATGGCGCTGGCGCTGATCATGCACCGGACCCTGGTCGGCCGGGGCATCGTGCGCACGTCCACGCTCATCCCGTACGGCATCGTCACGGTCGTGGCCGCGTTCTCCTGGCGCTACGCCTGGACGCCCGGCACCGGCTACCTGGCCGAGACGATCGCCGGCGGCGAGCCGGTGCTCACCCAGAAGATCCCGGCGATCATGGTCGTGACGCTGGCCGAGATCTGGAAGACCACGCCGTTCATGGCCCTGCTGCTGATGGCGGGCCTGGCCCTGGTGCCGGACGACCTGCTCAAGGCCGCCGCGATGGACGGCGCGAGCGCCTGGCAGCGGTTCACCAAGGTCATGGTGCCGGTGATGAAGCCGGCGATCCTGGTGGCGCTGCTGTTCCGCACGCTCGACGCGTTCCGCATCTTCGACAACCTGTTCGTGCTCACGGCGGGCTCGCAGGGCACGTCGTCGGTGTCGATGCTGACCTACAACAACCTGATCAAGGGCCTGAACCTGGGCATCGGCTCGACCATGTCGGTGCTGATCTTCGTCGCGGTGGCGATCATCGCGTTCGTGTTCGTGAAGCTGTTCGGCACCGCCGCGCCCGGCGGCGACGGCGGGGGGAGGCGCTGA
- a CDS encoding ABC transporter substrate-binding protein: MRGKGHRLAAAGSAALIASSVLAGCGSGDGGITINVYKYPQQNFQKIVDNCNERADGYEIVYHKLPREADGQREQMVRRLAAGDDDMDVLALDVTWTAELAEAGWIREFTGSTKAQVEDGTLETPLETARYEGKLYGAPDNTNVQLLWYRGDLVPTPPTTWSEMIEMGTRLEEDGDDKTPGRVAAQGKQYEGLVVLYNTLVNTAGGQVLDDGGSKAVIDDGAVEALEVLKQFATSKVVDPSFSNAAEDDARLAMETGKAAFQLNWPYVYAAAQAVPDLAPNLKWAPFPSIDGGPAKVTVGGINYGVSAFSRHPDESFDAVTCLRSAEHQKFAAINDGVPPTIESVYDDPEMAKPYPMKEAILETLKNASVRPRTPAYQNVSTVISTVLSPPADIDPRPTADRLRAELQDALDSKGVLP, from the coding sequence ATGAGGGGCAAGGGTCATCGGTTGGCCGCCGCAGGGAGCGCCGCGCTGATCGCGTCGTCCGTGCTGGCGGGCTGTGGTTCGGGTGACGGCGGGATCACCATCAACGTCTACAAGTACCCGCAGCAGAACTTCCAGAAGATCGTCGACAACTGCAACGAGCGCGCCGACGGGTACGAGATCGTCTACCACAAGCTGCCGCGCGAAGCGGACGGCCAGCGCGAGCAGATGGTCCGCCGGCTGGCCGCCGGGGACGACGACATGGACGTGCTGGCCCTCGACGTCACGTGGACCGCCGAGCTGGCCGAGGCCGGCTGGATCAGGGAGTTCACCGGCTCGACGAAGGCCCAGGTCGAGGACGGCACGCTGGAGACGCCGCTGGAGACCGCCCGCTACGAGGGCAAGCTGTACGGCGCGCCGGACAACACGAACGTCCAGCTCCTCTGGTACCGGGGCGACCTCGTGCCCACGCCGCCGACCACGTGGTCCGAGATGATCGAGATGGGCACGCGGCTCGAAGAGGACGGCGACGACAAGACCCCCGGCCGGGTCGCCGCCCAGGGCAAGCAGTACGAGGGCCTCGTCGTCCTCTACAACACCCTGGTCAACACCGCCGGCGGGCAGGTCCTGGACGACGGCGGCAGCAAGGCGGTCATCGACGACGGCGCGGTCGAGGCGCTCGAGGTGCTCAAGCAGTTCGCCACCTCCAAGGTGGTCGACCCGTCGTTCTCCAACGCCGCCGAGGACGACGCCCGCCTCGCCATGGAGACCGGCAAGGCCGCGTTCCAGCTGAACTGGCCCTACGTCTACGCCGCCGCCCAGGCCGTGCCCGACCTCGCCCCGAACCTCAAGTGGGCGCCCTTCCCGTCGATCGACGGCGGACCGGCCAAGGTGACCGTCGGCGGCATCAACTACGGGGTCAGCGCCTTCTCCCGGCACCCCGACGAGTCGTTCGACGCCGTCACGTGCCTGCGCAGCGCGGAGCACCAGAAGTTCGCCGCCATCAACGACGGCGTGCCGCCCACCATCGAGTCCGTCTACGACGACCCGGAGATGGCCAAGCCGTACCCGATGAAGGAAGCGATCCTGGAGACGCTGAAGAACGCGAGCGTCCGCCCGCGCACCCCCGCCTACCAGAACGTCTCGACGGTCATCTCCACGGTCCTCTCGCCGCCCGCCGACATCGACCCGCGGCCCACGGCCGACCGGCTGCGCGCCGAGCTCCAGGACGCGCTCGACTCGAAGGGGGTGCTGCCGTGA
- a CDS encoding general stress protein: MVTVTSSFSGQNRPGVPPRLPTPPTGWPIGSYGTYEEAQRAVDFLADDDFPVQEVTIVGVDLMLVERVTGRLTWGRVLGTGAASGAWFGLFVGVLLSLFNTSPGASLGPIVAGLGVGVAFGLIFAAVGYGSARGKRDFQSASQLVAGRYDVLCQPRSAERGRDLLAKLAMRPSDAGKAGKD, translated from the coding sequence GTGGTCACCGTGACGAGTTCCTTCTCCGGCCAGAACCGACCCGGGGTGCCTCCCCGCCTGCCCACCCCGCCCACCGGTTGGCCCATCGGCTCGTACGGCACCTACGAGGAGGCCCAGCGCGCCGTCGACTTCCTCGCCGACGACGACTTCCCCGTCCAGGAGGTCACGATCGTGGGTGTCGACCTCATGCTCGTCGAACGGGTGACCGGTCGCCTCACGTGGGGCCGGGTGCTCGGCACGGGCGCGGCGTCGGGGGCTTGGTTCGGGTTGTTCGTCGGCGTCCTGCTCAGCCTGTTCAACACCAGTCCCGGCGCCAGCCTCGGGCCCATCGTGGCCGGTCTGGGGGTCGGCGTCGCCTTCGGCCTGATCTTCGCCGCGGTCGGGTACGGGTCGGCCCGCGGCAAGCGCGACTTCCAGAGCGCCAGCCAGCTCGTGGCGGGCCGCTACGACGTGCTCTGCCAGCCCCGTTCCGCCGAACGCGGCCGTGACCTGCTCGCCAAGCTCGCCATGCGCCCCTCCGACGCGGGCAAGGCCGGCAAGGACTGA
- a CDS encoding acyl-CoA dehydrogenase family protein, with protein sequence MARLARTAGLTDVQEEILSTVRTFVDKEIIPHAQALEHGDTYPADIVEGMKEMGLFGLTIPEEFGGLGESLLTYALVVEQIARGWMSVSGVINTHFIVAHMLKQHGTPEQQQKYLPRMATGEVRGSFSMSEPELGSDVAAIRTRAVRDGDDFVVDGQKMWLTNGGTSNLTAVLVKTDEGEEKAHRNLTTFLVEKPEGYGEVAPGLTIPGKIDKMGYKGVDTTEMVFDGFRLPAEQVLGGRTGRGFRHMMDGVEVGRVNVAARACGIALRSFELAIEYAQQRKTFGKPIAEHQAIAFKLAEMATKVEAAHLMMVNAARLKDSGARNDVEAGMAKLIASEYCAEVTQEAFRIHGGYGYSKEYEIERLMREAPFLLIGEGTSEIQKTIISRGLLRDYQSRG encoded by the coding sequence ATGGCGCGCCTGGCCCGGACCGCAGGACTGACCGACGTCCAGGAGGAGATCCTGTCGACGGTCCGCACCTTCGTGGACAAGGAGATCATCCCGCACGCCCAGGCGCTGGAGCACGGCGACACGTACCCGGCCGACATCGTCGAGGGCATGAAGGAGATGGGCCTGTTCGGGCTCACCATCCCGGAGGAGTTCGGCGGGCTCGGCGAGTCGCTGCTGACCTACGCCCTGGTCGTGGAGCAGATCGCGCGCGGCTGGATGTCCGTCTCCGGTGTGATCAACACGCACTTCATCGTGGCGCACATGCTCAAGCAGCACGGCACGCCCGAGCAGCAGCAGAAGTACCTGCCCCGGATGGCGACCGGCGAGGTGCGCGGCTCGTTCTCCATGTCCGAGCCGGAGCTGGGCTCGGACGTGGCGGCGATCCGCACGCGGGCCGTGCGCGACGGCGACGACTTCGTGGTCGACGGCCAGAAGATGTGGCTGACCAACGGCGGCACGTCCAACCTGACCGCCGTGCTGGTGAAGACCGACGAGGGCGAGGAGAAGGCGCACCGGAACCTGACCACGTTCCTGGTGGAGAAGCCCGAGGGCTACGGCGAGGTCGCGCCCGGCCTCACCATCCCCGGCAAGATCGACAAGATGGGCTACAAGGGCGTCGACACGACCGAGATGGTCTTCGACGGCTTCCGGCTCCCGGCGGAGCAGGTGCTCGGCGGCCGGACCGGCCGCGGGTTCCGGCACATGATGGACGGCGTCGAGGTCGGCCGGGTGAACGTGGCGGCGCGGGCGTGCGGCATCGCGCTGCGGTCGTTCGAGCTGGCCATCGAGTACGCGCAGCAGCGCAAGACGTTCGGCAAGCCGATCGCCGAGCACCAGGCCATCGCGTTCAAGCTGGCCGAGATGGCGACCAAGGTCGAAGCCGCCCACCTGATGATGGTGAACGCGGCGCGGCTGAAGGACTCGGGCGCGCGCAACGACGTCGAGGCCGGCATGGCCAAGCTCATCGCGTCCGAGTACTGCGCCGAGGTGACCCAGGAGGCGTTCCGCATCCACGGCGGCTACGGCTACTCCAAGGAGTACGAGATCGAGCGCCTGATGCGCGAGGCGCCGTTCCTGCTCATCGGCGAGGGGACGAGCGAGATCCAGAAGACCATCATCAGCCGGGGCCTGCTGCGCGACTACCAGTCGCGCGGCTGA
- a CDS encoding DUF4190 domain-containing protein: MSQPYRPQPGYYPPPTAQTNGMAIAALITAFLFSPAGIVLGIVARKQIRRTGEQGWGMATAGLIIGVVLTVLWVLAAVLWIVLVVWLYREAGNLPAPR, translated from the coding sequence ATGTCGCAGCCGTACCGACCGCAACCGGGCTACTACCCGCCGCCGACCGCGCAGACGAACGGGATGGCGATCGCGGCGCTGATCACGGCGTTCCTGTTCTCGCCGGCGGGCATCGTGCTGGGCATCGTGGCGCGCAAGCAGATCCGGCGGACCGGTGAGCAGGGCTGGGGCATGGCGACCGCCGGCCTGATCATCGGCGTGGTGCTCACCGTGCTGTGGGTGCTGGCCGCGGTGCTGTGGATCGTGCTGGTGGTGTGGCTGTACCGCGAGGCCGGGAACCTGCCCGCGCCGCGCTGA
- a CDS encoding GNAT family N-acetyltransferase: MRLRAVVPADRHTLTGFDRAAARGGSPRVGGYRHWAAHRAADAGGGVQFAIETLHSRILVGSLWTGQADPRSDRFSYGIGIGAQHRRCGYAADAITMLLAFMFDERGYGECEVGVHAGNTASLTLHGALGFREEDRLRDTELPRGRVDHVVRMRITAYEFAQLQPTLVAARPSRGRHWRPRRGRHWQVRL, encoded by the coding sequence GTGCGATTACGCGCCGTCGTCCCCGCGGACCGCCACACGTTGACCGGTTTCGACCGCGCCGCCGCGCGCGGCGGCTCCCCGAGGGTCGGCGGGTACCGGCACTGGGCGGCGCACCGGGCGGCCGACGCCGGGGGTGGCGTCCAGTTCGCGATCGAGACGCTGCACAGCCGGATCCTGGTCGGCTCGCTGTGGACCGGCCAGGCCGACCCGCGCTCCGACCGGTTCAGCTACGGCATCGGGATCGGCGCGCAGCACCGGCGCTGCGGCTACGCCGCCGACGCCATCACCATGCTTCTCGCGTTCATGTTCGACGAGCGCGGCTACGGCGAGTGCGAGGTCGGCGTGCACGCCGGCAACACCGCCTCGCTGACCCTGCACGGCGCGCTCGGCTTCCGGGAGGAGGACCGCCTGCGCGACACCGAGCTGCCGCGCGGGCGGGTCGACCACGTGGTGCGGATGCGCATCACCGCGTACGAGTTCGCCCAGCTCCAACCGACCCTCGTCGCGGCGCGCCCCAGCCGGGGACGGCACTGGCGTCCCCGGCGGGGACGGCACTGGCAGGTCCGGCTCTGA
- a CDS encoding HpcH/HpaI aldolase/citrate lyase family protein produces MVDQQRPRRSCLAVPGSSQKMIDKARTLPADQVFLDLEDACAPLAKPGARKTIVASLNEGDWGSRTRVVRVNDWTTEWTYRDVTEVVEGAGANLDCVMLPKVQTAQQVHALDLLLTQIEKTMGYEVGRIGIEAQIENALGLIDVNAIATASPRVETIIFGPADFMASINMKSLVVGEQPPGYDVGDAYHYILMQILMAARAHDKQAIDGPYLQIRDVDGFRRVAGRSAALGFDGKWVLHPGQIDAANEVYSPKQEDYDHAENILDAYDHFTSERGGKRGAVMLGDEMIDEASRKMALVISSKGRAAGMSRTNVWSPPED; encoded by the coding sequence GTGGTCGACCAGCAGCGCCCCCGTCGCTCGTGCCTGGCCGTGCCCGGCTCCAGCCAGAAGATGATCGACAAGGCTCGCACGCTGCCCGCGGACCAGGTGTTCCTCGACCTGGAGGACGCGTGCGCGCCGCTGGCCAAGCCGGGTGCGCGCAAGACCATCGTGGCCTCGTTGAACGAGGGCGACTGGGGTTCCCGCACGCGGGTGGTCCGGGTGAACGACTGGACCACCGAGTGGACCTACCGCGACGTCACCGAGGTCGTCGAGGGCGCGGGCGCGAACCTCGACTGCGTCATGCTGCCCAAGGTGCAGACCGCGCAGCAGGTGCACGCCCTGGACCTGCTGCTCACCCAGATCGAGAAGACGATGGGCTACGAGGTCGGGCGGATCGGCATCGAGGCGCAGATCGAGAACGCGCTCGGCCTGATCGACGTCAACGCCATCGCCACCGCGTCGCCGCGGGTGGAGACGATCATCTTCGGCCCGGCCGACTTCATGGCGTCGATCAACATGAAGTCGCTGGTCGTCGGCGAGCAGCCGCCCGGCTACGACGTGGGCGACGCCTACCACTACATCCTGATGCAGATCCTGATGGCCGCCCGCGCGCACGACAAGCAGGCCATCGACGGCCCCTACCTGCAGATCCGGGACGTCGACGGCTTCCGCCGGGTGGCCGGCCGCTCCGCCGCGCTCGGGTTCGACGGCAAGTGGGTCCTGCACCCGGGCCAGATCGACGCGGCCAACGAGGTGTACAGCCCGAAGCAGGAGGACTACGACCACGCCGAGAACATCCTCGACGCGTACGACCACTTCACCTCCGAGCGGGGCGGCAAGCGGGGCGCGGTGATGCTCGGCGACGAGATGATCGACGAGGCGTCGCGCAAGATGGCGCTGGTCATCTCGTCCAAGGGCCGCGCCGCGGGCATGTCGCGCACGAACGTGTGGTCGCCGCCGGAGGACTGA
- a CDS encoding aminoglycoside phosphotransferase family protein, producing the protein MITVPDGFGAILGDQAREWRAALPALATKCCARWRLTPDGDLLHGNVAVVLPVRRADGHPAVLKLTWLDDETRQEPAALRAWDGQGVVALLDHDDQDGALLLERLDHTRSLLDAPIEEALAVTGGLLRRLRVPAGPGLRRHEFPDLVAENAALGGPLPAALVEQARELGRDLAGTAGNTLVNQDLHYENVLRGDREPWLMIDPKPLAGDREFGVIPLLWNRFGELAGDRGLRDRFAALCDIGELDGGRARAWTFCRAVDTWLWCLEGGWDGMAVAVEAISRAFRP; encoded by the coding sequence GTGATCACCGTCCCGGACGGTTTCGGCGCGATCCTCGGCGACCAGGCGCGGGAGTGGCGGGCCGCGCTGCCCGCGCTGGCCACGAAGTGCTGCGCGCGCTGGCGCCTCACCCCGGACGGCGACCTGCTCCACGGCAACGTCGCCGTCGTCCTGCCGGTGCGCCGCGCCGACGGCCACCCGGCCGTGCTCAAGCTCACCTGGCTGGACGACGAGACCCGGCAGGAGCCGGCGGCGTTGCGGGCGTGGGACGGCCAGGGCGTGGTGGCGCTGCTCGACCACGACGACCAGGACGGCGCGCTGCTGCTGGAACGCCTCGACCACACCCGGTCGCTGCTCGACGCGCCGATCGAGGAGGCGCTGGCGGTCACCGGCGGGTTGCTGCGCCGGTTGCGCGTCCCGGCCGGTCCCGGGCTGCGCCGCCACGAGTTCCCCGACCTGGTCGCGGAGAACGCCGCGCTGGGCGGCCCGCTGCCGGCCGCGCTGGTCGAGCAGGCCCGCGAGCTGGGCCGCGACCTCGCCGGGACGGCCGGGAACACGCTGGTCAACCAGGACCTGCACTACGAGAACGTGCTGCGCGGCGACCGCGAGCCGTGGCTGATGATCGACCCGAAACCGCTGGCCGGCGACCGCGAGTTCGGCGTGATCCCGTTGCTGTGGAACAGGTTCGGCGAGCTGGCCGGCGACCGCGGCCTGCGCGACCGGTTCGCCGCGCTGTGCGACATCGGCGAGCTCGACGGCGGGCGGGCCCGCGCCTGGACGTTCTGCCGCGCCGTCGACACCTGGCTGTGGTGCCTGGAGGGCGGGTGGGACGGGATGGCCGTCGCCGTCGAGGCGATCAGCCGCGCGTTCCGCCCCTAG
- a CDS encoding magnesium transporter MgtE N-terminal domain-containing protein, with product MPAVNRVFAAQLAGLPVFGPDGESIGKVRDLVIGLRVDRQPPRVLGLVLELATRRRIFVPMLRVNSIEPNAVTLATGSVNLRQFHQRANEVLVVGELLDARVTLASGAAAVLVDAAMEPSRTRDWRMTRVAVRERTGRLARRGPVQVLHWEDLTGLSVTELAGQPQGAQHLVAIFETMRAADVALALHSLPFKRRYEVAEALDDERLADVIEEMAEEDQKDLLAYLDDERAADILEAMDPDDAADLLSELPEGEKDRLLELMEPEESEPVRRLLEYSFDTAGGLMTPEPVVLAPDATVAEALAHVRNPDLTPALASMVFVCRAPTATPTGRYLGCVHIQRLLREPPSDLVAGVLDTDLATLAPTASLGDVTRYFAAYNLVCGPVVDESDHLLGAITVDDVLDHLLPANWRETGLSHA from the coding sequence GTGCCTGCCGTGAACCGGGTCTTCGCCGCTCAACTCGCCGGGTTGCCCGTCTTCGGACCGGACGGCGAGTCCATCGGCAAGGTCCGCGACCTGGTCATCGGCCTGCGGGTGGACCGCCAGCCGCCCCGCGTGCTCGGCCTGGTGCTGGAGCTGGCGACCCGGCGGCGCATCTTCGTGCCGATGCTGCGGGTCAACTCGATCGAGCCGAACGCCGTGACGCTCGCCACCGGGTCGGTCAACCTGCGCCAGTTCCACCAGCGCGCCAACGAGGTGCTGGTCGTCGGCGAGCTGCTCGACGCGCGCGTCACGCTCGCCTCCGGCGCGGCGGCGGTGCTGGTCGACGCCGCGATGGAACCCAGCCGCACCCGGGACTGGCGGATGACCCGGGTCGCGGTCCGGGAGCGCACGGGCCGGCTGGCCCGGCGCGGGCCGGTGCAGGTGCTGCACTGGGAGGACCTGACCGGCCTGTCGGTGACCGAGCTGGCCGGCCAGCCGCAGGGCGCGCAGCACCTGGTGGCGATCTTCGAGACGATGCGCGCGGCGGACGTGGCGCTGGCCCTGCACAGCCTGCCGTTCAAGCGGCGCTACGAGGTGGCCGAGGCGTTGGACGACGAACGGCTCGCCGACGTGATCGAGGAGATGGCCGAGGAGGACCAGAAGGACCTGCTGGCCTACCTGGACGACGAGCGCGCCGCGGACATCCTGGAGGCCATGGACCCCGACGACGCGGCCGACCTGCTGTCGGAGCTGCCCGAGGGCGAGAAGGACCGGCTGCTGGAGCTGATGGAGCCGGAGGAGTCCGAGCCGGTGAGGCGGCTGCTGGAGTACAGCTTCGACACCGCGGGCGGCCTGATGACACCGGAACCGGTGGTGCTCGCGCCGGACGCGACCGTGGCCGAGGCGCTGGCGCACGTGCGCAACCCGGACCTGACGCCCGCGCTGGCCAGCATGGTGTTCGTGTGCCGGGCGCCGACGGCCACGCCGACCGGCCGCTACCTGGGCTGCGTGCACATCCAGCGGCTGCTGCGCGAGCCGCCGTCCGACCTGGTCGCGGGCGTGCTGGACACGGACCTGGCGACGTTGGCGCCGACCGCGTCGCTCGGTGACGTGACCCGCTACTTCGCCGCCTACAACCTGGTGTGCGGGCCGGTGGTGGACGAGAGCGACCACCTGCTCGGCGCGATCACCGTGGACGACGTGCTCGACCACCTGCTGCCGGCCAACTGGCGCGAAACGGGGCTGTCCCATGCCTGA
- a CDS encoding DUF1003 domain-containing protein → MPELLPRRRLDQPRTEGRFRLSLDPEAFGRFSERLARFLGTGKFLFGQTLLVLVWILLNLFAVALRWDPYPFILLNLAFSTQAAYAAPLILLAQNRQDDRDRVSLEEDRARAAQTKADTEYLARELAALRIAVGEVATRDYLRSELERVFRERKRPAKEGKDGKEGKEGKDAAKEPKDAKEPKDGKDLPDLRELKDDVPSS, encoded by the coding sequence ATGCCTGAGCTGCTGCCGCGTCGACGGCTCGACCAGCCGCGCACGGAGGGCCGGTTCCGGCTGTCGCTGGACCCGGAGGCGTTCGGCCGGTTCTCCGAGCGGCTCGCCCGGTTCCTCGGCACCGGCAAGTTCCTGTTCGGGCAGACGCTGCTGGTGCTCGTGTGGATCCTGCTGAACCTGTTCGCGGTGGCGCTGCGCTGGGACCCGTACCCGTTCATCCTGCTCAACCTGGCGTTCTCCACGCAGGCCGCGTACGCCGCGCCGCTGATCCTGCTGGCGCAGAACCGGCAGGACGACCGGGACCGGGTGTCGCTGGAGGAGGACCGGGCCCGCGCCGCGCAGACCAAGGCCGACACCGAGTACCTGGCCCGGGAGCTGGCCGCGCTGCGCATCGCCGTCGGCGAGGTGGCGACCCGCGACTACCTGCGCAGCGAGCTGGAACGCGTGTTCCGCGAGCGCAAGCGGCCCGCCAAGGAAGGCAAAGACGGCAAGGAGGGCAAGGAGGGCAAGGACGCGGCGAAGGAGCCGAAGGACGCGAAGGAGCCGAAGGACGGCAAGGACCTGCCGGACCTCAGGGAGCTCAAGGACGACGTGCCGTCGTCGTGA
- a CDS encoding MarR family winged helix-turn-helix transcriptional regulator, with protein sequence MPETGSARLPTRTELGVWRSFLRAHARLTRILESELIAEQRLSLAAYDVLVQLAEAPQHRLRMTELADAVLLSRSGVTRLVDRLERAGLVLRERADGDGRGVVAVLTSQGLERLRVASGTHLAGVARHFAETFGHAELEAFGHTCDRLGADEP encoded by the coding sequence GTGCCGGAAACCGGATCTGCCCGGTTGCCCACCCGTACCGAGCTGGGGGTGTGGCGATCCTTCCTCCGGGCGCACGCGAGGCTCACCCGGATCCTGGAATCCGAACTGATCGCCGAGCAACGCTTGTCGCTCGCGGCCTACGACGTCCTGGTCCAGCTCGCCGAGGCGCCGCAGCACCGACTGCGGATGACCGAGCTGGCCGACGCCGTGCTGCTGTCGCGCTCCGGCGTCACCAGGCTGGTCGACCGCCTGGAACGCGCGGGCCTGGTGCTGCGGGAACGCGCGGACGGCGACGGCCGCGGCGTGGTGGCGGTGCTCACCTCGCAGGGCCTGGAACGGCTGCGCGTGGCCTCCGGCACGCACCTCGCGGGCGTGGCGCGGCACTTCGCGGAGACGTTCGGCCACGCGGAGCTGGAGGCGTTCGGCCACACGTGCGACCGGCTGGGCGCCGACGAGCCCTGA